Proteins encoded together in one Desulfomicrobium apsheronum window:
- a CDS encoding aminotransferase class IV, with the protein MAGFEGTKWADFQSRYLLQGKSLAMVPMADKVPAVSRSIHYGLCLAFEGIRYFIGPAEDGSLHVQFLNLHKNLQRFRRSISFNLGAAQQALVPSEDELEAMILHYLRSPELAEFIHYMGESGGQGYLRPFTVDESQSIGVTFPESPSIRMVTCTYDRYMGEPFSGVVVPGLVRAVGANGTGNLKLGVNYLLSVKAVDEARTILPEASSALFLDDRLDLPLRDRRVTEWDSSCCLIALTGGSVVKIPESPLILPSVTIQGICAILRESGITVDERDMTYGELMARAEAGEIAAIASIGTAGILNRAQRLVMVDENNAPCAQMRAQTDHPLYLALGRARQTYWDIYQDKAPVPQGMVLQSYLI; encoded by the coding sequence ATGGCCGGTTTTGAAGGCACCAAATGGGCTGATTTTCAGTCACGTTACCTGCTCCAGGGCAAGTCCCTCGCCATGGTCCCCATGGCGGACAAGGTCCCGGCGGTGTCCCGCTCCATACATTACGGACTCTGCCTGGCCTTCGAGGGCATCCGCTACTTCATCGGCCCGGCCGAGGACGGCAGCCTGCATGTCCAGTTTCTGAACCTGCACAAGAACCTGCAACGTTTCCGCCGCTCCATCTCCTTCAACCTGGGCGCGGCCCAGCAGGCTCTCGTGCCCTCGGAAGATGAACTGGAAGCCATGATTCTGCACTACCTGCGCAGCCCGGAACTGGCCGAGTTCATCCATTACATGGGCGAATCCGGCGGGCAGGGCTATCTGCGCCCGTTCACCGTGGACGAGTCCCAGTCCATCGGCGTGACCTTTCCAGAAAGCCCGTCCATCCGCATGGTCACCTGCACCTACGACCGCTACATGGGCGAACCCTTCAGCGGCGTGGTCGTGCCGGGACTGGTGCGTGCCGTTGGCGCCAACGGCACGGGCAACCTGAAACTCGGGGTAAATTACCTCCTGAGCGTCAAGGCCGTGGACGAAGCCCGAACCATCCTGCCCGAGGCCTCTTCGGCCCTGTTTCTGGACGACCGGCTGGACCTGCCCCTGCGCGACCGCCGCGTCACGGAGTGGGACTCCTCATGCTGCCTCATCGCGCTGACCGGCGGTTCCGTGGTCAAGATCCCCGAAAGCCCGCTCATCCTGCCCTCGGTCACCATCCAGGGCATCTGCGCCATCCTGCGCGAATCCGGGATTACGGTCGATGAGCGCGACATGACCTACGGCGAACTCATGGCCCGGGCCGAAGCCGGAGAGATCGCGGCCATCGCCTCCATCGGCACGGCGGGCATCCTGAACCGCGCCCAGCGGCTGGTCATGGTCGATGAAAACAACGCGCCCTGCGCCCAAATGCGCGCCCAGACCGATCACCCCCTGTACCTGGCCTTGGGCCGCGCCCGGCAGACATACTGGGACATCTACCAGGACAAGGCCCCGGTGCCACAGGGAATGGTCCTCCAAAGCTACCTGATTTAG
- the zwf gene encoding glucose-6-phosphate dehydrogenase, whose translation MTATSSCPTASQAAPVNLVIFGATGDLAMRKIFPALASLCQNGLLSHDTRILAVGRTDLSADEYSNLLGEKLAQAIPPSCLADLVPRIRYLRLDPDEPESGYTLSMALGDLDRETPKNRLFYLAVPPSAYIPLATMLGEAGLGRESEDTSVRIVVEKPFGRDLATARELDTVLHRYFKERQIFRIDHYMAKETVQNVLLLRFANALFEPVWNRRYIDHIRITAAETLGIGHRAGFYDQAGVLRDMFQNHMMMLLSLCAMEPPSIFEAELVRDERSKVFRALRPLDLERLDEQLILGQYGPGMSGGEAVPGYLQEPGVRPDSITPTFAWLKVYLDNWRWQGVPFHLCSGKRLEAKHTEITVQFKSVPVSMFRKSRDEVIPPNRLVIGIHPDEVVRLEVQTKGQGSQLCLQGQSMEFSYGAGSGLGRLDDYAKVLLDCITGDQTLFWRQDAVELCWGFLTPILDRCDCPDSELPLHTYVAGGPGPKAAQRAG comes from the coding sequence ATGACCGCCACATCTTCCTGCCCCACCGCGTCCCAGGCCGCTCCGGTCAATCTGGTCATCTTCGGCGCCACCGGAGACCTGGCCATGCGCAAGATCTTCCCGGCCCTGGCCTCCCTCTGCCAGAACGGGCTGCTCAGCCACGACACGCGCATCCTGGCCGTGGGACGCACGGATTTGAGCGCGGACGAGTACTCGAACCTGCTCGGCGAAAAACTCGCCCAGGCCATTCCCCCGTCCTGTCTGGCCGACCTCGTGCCCCGGATCCGCTACCTGCGCCTGGACCCCGACGAGCCCGAATCGGGTTACACCCTGAGCATGGCCCTTGGCGACCTTGACCGCGAGACGCCGAAAAATCGACTCTTCTACCTGGCCGTGCCCCCCAGCGCCTACATTCCCCTGGCCACCATGCTCGGCGAGGCGGGCCTTGGCCGGGAGAGCGAGGACACGAGCGTGCGCATCGTCGTGGAAAAACCCTTCGGCCGCGATCTGGCCACGGCCAGGGAGCTGGATACGGTGCTGCACCGCTACTTCAAGGAGCGCCAGATCTTCCGCATCGATCACTACATGGCCAAGGAGACCGTGCAGAACGTCCTGCTGCTGCGCTTCGCCAACGCCCTCTTCGAGCCGGTCTGGAACCGCCGCTACATCGACCACATCCGCATCACCGCCGCCGAAACCCTCGGCATCGGCCACCGCGCCGGTTTCTACGATCAGGCCGGGGTGCTCAGGGACATGTTCCAGAACCACATGATGATGCTCCTGTCGCTGTGCGCCATGGAGCCGCCGTCCATATTCGAGGCCGAACTGGTCCGCGACGAGCGCTCCAAGGTCTTCCGGGCCCTGCGCCCGCTCGATCTGGAGCGACTGGATGAACAGCTGATCCTGGGCCAGTACGGACCGGGCATGTCGGGCGGCGAGGCCGTGCCGGGATACTTGCAGGAACCGGGCGTGCGGCCCGATTCGATCACTCCGACCTTTGCCTGGCTCAAGGTCTATCTGGACAACTGGCGCTGGCAGGGCGTGCCGTTCCATCTCTGCTCGGGCAAACGGCTTGAGGCCAAGCACACCGAGATCACGGTGCAGTTCAAGAGCGTGCCCGTCTCCATGTTTCGCAAGTCCAGGGATGAAGTCATCCCCCCAAACCGCCTGGTCATCGGCATCCATCCAGATGAAGTGGTCCGACTGGAGGTGCAGACCAAGGGCCAGGGCTCGCAGCTCTGCCTGCAGGGTCAGTCAATGGAGTTCTCCTACGGCGCGGGCTCGGGTCTTGGCCGTCTGGACGATTACGCCAAGGTGCTGCTGGATTGCATCACCGGCGACCAGACCCTTTTCTGGCGGCAGGACGCCGTGGAGCTTTGCTGGGGCTTTCTGACCCCCATCCTGGACCGCTGCGACTGCCCGGACAGCGAGCTGCCCCTGCATACCTACGTCGCGGGCGGCCCCGGCCCCAAGGCCGCGCAAAGGGCCGGATAA
- the yjjJ gene encoding type II toxin-antitoxin system HipA family toxin YjjJ yields the protein MPLSLVEFLEQGAVSSREIQAATGLSQAAVSRQLRKMERSVVTIRSGRTPKYVMTRTAFGGSDRLPLAMVDPHGNTVIVAHIRPLVTGGFYVEQSAGASQLLLGLSRDGMNDDLPYYLQDIGPQGFLGRQIAKEMHAQFQEFPPDPKWWTTDHVGRYLVSNGEDLPGNFKFGEQALLRVRRKPEAVDDFEYPRIADKVMEGEVPESSAGGEQPKFTTFSKKSRSHVIVKFSSPDDNSISRRWRDVLITEYHAVEALHRKNFPAAETRLFEVNNRFFLESQRFDRSGEYGRMSMISLASIDAEFVGQGSSWPLVLNKLMEIGLVAKEHVFDAEFIWCFGKLINNTDMHLGNLSFSIDGDVFRLLPVYDMCSMGFAPKSGGELQPYTFVPKHPKRINLSDELYKMVVDTAIDFWNRVASDDRISDELKDYLAKGNPVELMR from the coding sequence ATGCCGTTATCGTTAGTTGAATTTCTTGAGCAGGGAGCGGTCTCGTCTAGGGAGATTCAGGCTGCAACGGGATTGTCACAGGCTGCTGTCTCAAGACAGCTAAGAAAGATGGAACGCAGTGTCGTAACAATTCGAAGCGGCAGAACTCCAAAGTATGTTATGACAAGAACCGCTTTTGGCGGTAGCGATAGGCTGCCGCTGGCAATGGTTGATCCTCATGGAAATACTGTGATTGTAGCGCACATTAGGCCGCTTGTGACAGGGGGATTTTATGTCGAGCAATCAGCTGGCGCCTCTCAATTGCTATTAGGTTTAAGTAGAGATGGAATGAATGATGACCTTCCATATTATTTGCAAGATATAGGGCCTCAAGGATTTCTTGGAAGGCAAATTGCTAAAGAAATGCACGCTCAATTTCAAGAGTTTCCGCCTGATCCCAAGTGGTGGACGACAGATCATGTAGGAAGGTATCTAGTTTCAAACGGTGAGGATTTGCCAGGAAACTTTAAGTTTGGCGAACAAGCTTTATTGCGTGTTCGTCGTAAACCTGAGGCCGTTGATGACTTTGAGTATCCGCGTATTGCTGATAAAGTGATGGAAGGTGAAGTTCCCGAATCCTCTGCAGGTGGTGAACAACCTAAATTTACGACATTTAGCAAAAAGAGCAGATCGCATGTTATTGTAAAATTTTCATCTCCTGATGATAATTCAATATCGCGCAGGTGGAGAGACGTGCTCATTACAGAATATCATGCAGTAGAGGCGTTGCATCGGAAAAATTTTCCGGCAGCAGAAACGAGACTGTTTGAGGTGAATAATCGGTTTTTTTTAGAATCTCAGAGGTTTGATCGTTCTGGTGAGTATGGTAGAATGTCAATGATTTCCCTTGCCTCTATTGACGCTGAATTTGTTGGACAGGGATCTAGCTGGCCTTTGGTATTGAATAAATTGATGGAGATAGGTTTAGTTGCCAAAGAGCATGTGTTTGATGCTGAGTTTATATGGTGCTTTGGGAAGCTAATCAATAATACTGATATGCATTTAGGAAATTTAAGTTTTTCAATTGATGGAGATGTGTTTAGGCTTTTGCCAGTATACGATATGTGTTCTATGGGTTTTGCACCAAAAAGTGGTGGTGAATTGCAGCCATACACATTTGTTCCTAAGCATCCAAAAAGGATAAACCTCTCTGATGAATTGTATAAAATGGTTGTAGATACGGCAATAGATTTTTGGAACAGAGTCGCTAGTGATGATAGAATATCAGACGAGCTGAAAGACTATCTAGCAAAGGGGAATCCTGTAGAGTTGATGAGGTAG